A genomic window from Ruminiclostridium cellulolyticum H10 includes:
- a CDS encoding right-handed parallel beta-helix repeat-containing protein, which yields MSKLNKLFFSILIVLMAIGLIPVNSQKNIVYAETYNSTDTSVEADTIHVSGIISENTTWTNNYTYVVDGTIIVQQGVKLQIDQGVMVKFTRGTEIVVNGTLTASGTELDKVVFTSNNDTAYGGSEVTGYYDYWLGITVSSTGEFNGDYIKVRYAGADSNYYTPHCAINVQGKLNLTNSEVSNSKNYGIYLNTSFDSAIKNNNIISNRSTGIYINNTSADATNTMDIENNTISGNGGCGIYVSQAGTGNAVIEGNRIAGNGGSGIYIDIFGTGNLSVRNNNLLNNTESGIYVYLGGLSSSIFTGIADNTYEGNTIRGTLCNGVGIGGNTIVDITLSNAVYYLADFVLVPNDKKLTVQPGTIIKSSSKGSSIYVYGKLNALGTKGSPIVFTSHKDAAYGGSGIAGYYDYCDLSLIN from the coding sequence ATGAGTAAATTGAATAAACTATTTTTTTCAATACTAATAGTTCTAATGGCAATAGGATTAATTCCTGTAAATAGTCAAAAAAATATTGTATATGCAGAAACATATAACTCGACAGATACCTCAGTAGAGGCAGATACTATTCATGTTAGTGGAATTATTTCTGAAAACACTACATGGACTAACAACTATACTTATGTAGTTGATGGAACCATAATTGTTCAACAAGGTGTAAAACTTCAGATTGATCAAGGAGTAATGGTGAAGTTTACCCGGGGAACAGAAATTGTTGTAAATGGTACACTGACAGCTTCAGGGACTGAATTGGACAAAGTTGTATTTACAAGCAATAATGATACGGCATATGGAGGAAGCGAAGTAACAGGATACTATGATTACTGGCTTGGAATAACTGTATCAAGTACGGGAGAATTCAATGGTGATTATATAAAAGTTAGGTATGCAGGGGCAGATTCCAATTATTATACTCCTCATTGTGCAATTAATGTTCAAGGAAAGCTTAACCTTACAAATTCAGAAGTAAGTAACTCTAAAAATTATGGTATATACCTGAATACAAGCTTTGATTCAGCAATAAAAAACAATAATATAATTAGTAATCGATCAACTGGGATATATATTAACAACACAAGTGCAGATGCCACTAATACCATGGATATTGAGAATAATACCATATCTGGTAATGGCGGATGTGGAATTTATGTATCTCAGGCTGGGACAGGAAATGCTGTAATAGAAGGAAATAGGATAGCGGGCAATGGAGGGTCAGGCATCTATATAGATATATTTGGGACAGGAAATTTAAGTGTAAGAAATAACAATCTGTTAAATAATACGGAAAGTGGAATATATGTTTATCTGGGAGGATTAAGTTCATCAATATTCACAGGAATAGCCGACAATACCTATGAAGGAAATACCATAAGAGGAACATTGTGTAACGGAGTGGGTATTGGAGGAAACACAATTGTGGATATAACACTAAGTAATGCTGTGTACTATTTAGCTGATTTTGTATTGGTACCAAACGATAAAAAATTGACGGTACAGCCAGGAACAATAATAAAAAGCAGTTCAAAAGGAAGTAGTATCTACGTATATGGAAAACTCAATGCCTTGGGAACGAAAGGCAGTCCTATTGTATTTACAAGCCATAAAGATGCGGCATATGGAGGAAGTGGGATAGCCGGATACTATGATTATTGTGACCTTTCCCTGATAAATTAG